A segment of the Candidatus Methylomirabilota bacterium genome:
GCCTGGGCGTCGATTCGACGCGACACGCCTACGGCGCCGCGGTGTGGACCCTGCTCGGCTACATGGCGCTGCACGTCGCCGTCGGCGCCGGCATGGCGCTGTGGTGCCTGGCGCGCCTGGCCTTCGGCATGCTGGATTCGTGGCGGTCGCTGACGCTCCACATCTGCCTGCTGTGGTGGCGGCTCACCGCCGCCGCCACCGTGATGGTGCTGGCCCTCGTGGCGGGATTTCCCCGTGTCGTCTCCTAGGCTCGAGGCTCGGAACGACCTCGGCGTCCTGCTCGACACCGGATTCGGCTTCTACGTGTGGGCCGCTCACCTCCTGGGGATCTACATCGGCACCGCGCTCGCCTGCGTGCTCGGGCTCGGCGCGGCCGGCGCCGGCCGCCGGACGGCCTTCCTCGCCGCGCTGACCGTGCTGACGCTGATCGCCGCGGCGGTCCTGGGGTGGCATGCGCTCCGGCGATACCGGCAGTATCGGACGATGCCCGAGCGGCATTTCCGGATGACGGTCACGATCGGGGGCGACGCGATCGCGGCCGTCGCGGTCGCGTGGCAGCTCTTTCCGATCTTCCTGGTGCCGGTGTGCGTCTAGTCGCCGCCGGGGTCCTGACGATGTGGCCGATCGGCCCGGCCGCCGCGCACGGGCCCGACCTCGTCACGGCGGAAACGTTCTGGCGCTCGTGGAGCGTCGATCCGCTCGTGGTGGCGCCCCTGCTGCTCCTGTTGTGGGGGTACGGCGTCGGCGTGCGACGCCTCTGGGGGCGGGCCGGCGGAGGGCAGGGTGTGACGTATCGGGATACCGCCTCGTTCGCTCTCGGCGTCGCCGCCCTGTTCGTCGCGCTCGTCTCGCCGATCGACGCGCTCGGTCAGACGCTGCTCTCCGCCCACATGGCCCAGCACGGTCTGCTCGTCGTGGTGGCCCCGCCGCTCCTGCTCCTCGGCAAGCCCGGCGTGGCGTTCGCGTGGATGTTGCCCGCGCGGTGGAGGGGAGGGCTCTCGTCGCGCTCGTGGCGGTCGTTGGCCCGACTGGCCGACGCGCTGTCCCGGCCGCTGCCGGCGGCCATCCTGCACGGGGTGGCGCTGTGGGGGTGGCACGCGCCGCTGGCGTTCGACGCGGCCGTCGCGCATGACGGCGTGCATGCCCTCGAGCACGGCTGTTTCCTCGGCACTGCGCTGCTCTTCTGGCGGGCGATCGTCGCGGCCTGGTCGAGCCGTCGGGTCGGCGCGGCGCTCGGCACCACGTTCGCCACGCTGATGCACGGCGGCCTGCTCGGCGCGCTCATCACGCTCGCGCCGCAGCCGCTCTATGCCTGGTATCGCGGCCGGACCGAGGTCTGGGGCCTGAGCGCGCTCGAAGACCAGCAGCTCGCCGGGCTCCTCATGTGGGTGCCGATGGGCATCATCTATCTTGCGGTGTGCCTCGCGCTGGCGTCTCGCCTGGTCGGCGACGCCCCGGCCGGCGGGAGCGGTCGCTACCGCACGTCGGGGCGCTCGTCCGGCCTGACGGGTCGCGCCCGCTGACCGCGGTCGAGAGCCGCGTCGACGTCCATGCGCACGCTCGCTGATCAGGCGTTCTCGCGGGCGGCGGGGGCCCCGCTGGTCGGCGGGAACCGCATCCGCCTGCTGAAGGATGCGGCCGAGAACTATCCGGCGTGGCTCGACGCCATCGCGGGCGCGACACGGTCCGTCCACTTCGAGAGCTACATCATCCACGACGACGAGATCGGCGAGCGATTCGCGCGCGCCCTGATCGCGCGGGCCCGCGCGGGCGTGCCGGTGCGCGTGATCTACGACTGGATGGGCGGGTTCGGGAAGACGTCGCGCCGGTTCTGGCGCGCGCTGCGCGCGGGGGGCGTCGAGGTGCGCTGCTACAACCCGCCCCACGTGGCGAGCCCGTTCGGATGGCTGAGCCGCGATCATCGCAAGATGCTGACCGTCGACGGGACGGTCGGCTTCGTGACCGGCTTGTGCGTCGGCCAGGCCTGGGTGGGCGATCCGGCCGCCGGCATCGCTCCGTGGCGCGATACCGGCGTGGAGATCCGCGGGCCCGCGGTCGCTCACATCGAGCGCGCGTTTGCCCAGATGTGGGGCCTGATGGGCGAGGCGTTGCCCGACACCGAGCGCGATCCGGCGGCGGCGGGAGACGCGGCGCTGCGGATCGTCGCGACGGTTCCCAGCATGGCCGGGCTGCTGCGCCTGGATCTGCTGGTGGCGGCCGTCGCGCGCGAGCGCTTGTGGCTGACGGATGCCTACTACGCCGGCACGACCGCGTACGTGCAGGCGCTCCGCTCCGCGGCCCGCGACGACGTCGACGTCCGGCTGCTGGTGCCGAACGGGACGGATATTCCTCTGCTCCGGCCGCTCTCGAGATCGGGTTACCGGACGCTGCTCGAGGCCGGGGTACGGATCTTCGAGTGGAACGGTCCGATGCTGCACGCCAAGACGGCGGTGGCGGATGGACGCTGGGCGCGGGTCGGGTCGACCAATCTGAACATCGCGAGCTGGCTCGGCAACTACGAGCTGGATGTGGTCGCGGAGGATCGGGCGTTCGCCAAGCGGATGGAAGCGATGTACGAGGACGACCTGCAGAACGCCACCGAGGTGGTGCTGGACGAGAGGAATCGGCTTCAGCCCCAGCGTTGGCCTCGAGACCGCGCCTCCACCGCGGCCGGCGGAAGCGGCGGGCGAGCGGCGGCCGGTCTGCTCCGCATCGGAAACACGGTCGGCGCCGCGATCACCAACCGCCGTGTGCTCGAGCCGGTCGAGGCGCGGATCATGATCGTGGCGGCCCTGGTCCTGCTGGCGGTGGGCGTGGTGGTGGCGCTCTTTCCGACGGTGCTCGCCTATCCGATCGCGGCGGGCGCCATGTGGGTCGGCGTCGCGCTGCTCTATCGGAGCTACCGGCTGAAACGGGCGGCGGGCCGCGCCCGGACGATTCGCTGACGTCTCACGCCGACCGCTTGACACGAGCCGTCTCCGGACCGATTCTCGGGTCGCTCGGTGGTGTCGCGGGACCACGCGGGCGGAGGGTTCACTCCGGCGGAGGAGGGTGCGCAAGGTGGGTGGGACGGTGCGGGTGCTGACGATCCGCGGCATTCCGATCAACATCCACGTGAGCTGGCTCGTGATCTACGGGCTCATCACCTGGACGCTCGCGGTCGGGTACTTCCCGCACGCGCTGCCCAACCTGCCCGCGACCACCTACTGGGCCAACGGGCTGCTGGCCGCGCTCCTCCTCTTCGTCTCGGTCTTGCTCCACGAGCTGTCGCACTCCTTCGTGGCGATCGCGCACGGCCTGTCCGTCCGCGGGATCACCCTGCACGTGTTCGGCGGCGTCTCGCACCTCGAGGACGAGCCGCCGACTCCGCGGGCCGAATTCCTGATCGCGGTGGTGGGGCCGATCACGAGCTTCGCGATCGCGGCGGTGCTGTGGGCGATCAACGCCAGCGGTCTCGTGCCGCCGGGGTCGGCGCAGGCGGTGG
Coding sequences within it:
- a CDS encoding cytochrome c oxidase assembly protein gives rise to the protein MWPIGPAAAHGPDLVTAETFWRSWSVDPLVVAPLLLLLWGYGVGVRRLWGRAGGGQGVTYRDTASFALGVAALFVALVSPIDALGQTLLSAHMAQHGLLVVVAPPLLLLGKPGVAFAWMLPARWRGGLSSRSWRSLARLADALSRPLPAAILHGVALWGWHAPLAFDAAVAHDGVHALEHGCFLGTALLFWRAIVAAWSSRRVGAALGTTFATLMHGGLLGALITLAPQPLYAWYRGRTEVWGLSALEDQQLAGLLMWVPMGIIYLAVCLALASRLVGDAPAGGSGRYRTSGRSSGLTGRAR
- a CDS encoding phospholipase D-like domain-containing protein, whose product is MRTLADQAFSRAAGAPLVGGNRIRLLKDAAENYPAWLDAIAGATRSVHFESYIIHDDEIGERFARALIARARAGVPVRVIYDWMGGFGKTSRRFWRALRAGGVEVRCYNPPHVASPFGWLSRDHRKMLTVDGTVGFVTGLCVGQAWVGDPAAGIAPWRDTGVEIRGPAVAHIERAFAQMWGLMGEALPDTERDPAAAGDAALRIVATVPSMAGLLRLDLLVAAVARERLWLTDAYYAGTTAYVQALRSAARDDVDVRLLVPNGTDIPLLRPLSRSGYRTLLEAGVRIFEWNGPMLHAKTAVADGRWARVGSTNLNIASWLGNYELDVVAEDRAFAKRMEAMYEDDLQNATEVVLDERNRLQPQRWPRDRASTAAGGSGGRAAAGLLRIGNTVGAAITNRRVLEPVEARIMIVAALVLLAVGVVVALFPTVLAYPIAAGAMWVGVALLYRSYRLKRAAGRARTIR